The Rhodothermales bacterium region CGAAGTTCTCGATCGAGTATCTCTCTAAGATGTTTTTCCCCTACCCGTACGCGCACATGACGACCGTCGAAGGCGTGATCGGCGGCGGGATGGAGTTTCCGATGATGACCCACATCGGCGGGGCGCGCACGGACCGGTCGCTGTTCGGCGTCACGTTCCATGAAATCGGGCACATGTGGTTTCCAATGGTTGTCGGGCAGGACGAGAAGGCGTTCACCTGGATGGACGAAGGCCTGACGTCCTTCAACACCAACGAGGCCGCGCGCGAATTCTGGAACGACGACACGGTCTGGGCCCCCGAGGGCGGCTACTACCGGATCGCCGGCACCGGCCGCGAGGTCGAATCCATGCGCCATGCGGACGAATACCCGCCCAACTCGCCGGCCCGCGGTATCGCCTCCTACGGCAAACCCGCCATCGCCCTCCATGCCCTCCGCGGCCTCGTCGGCCAAGAGGCGTTTACGATGGCCTATCGGGAATACGCCCACCGATGGATGTGGAAACATCCGCAGCCGTACGATCTCTTCAACACGTTCGAAGATGTGCTAGGCATGGACCTCGACTGGTTCTGGACGCCTCTCTTCTTCGAAACCTGGACGCTCGACCACGCCATCCTGTCCGTCGAATCCACCGACGAAGCCGTCCGCGTCACCGTCGAGGATCGCGGCCTCACCCCGATGCCGCTGCCTGTCCGCGTCACCTACGCCGACGGCCGCACGGCCGACCAGATCGTCCCGGTCGAGACCTGGCTCGCCGGCGAGCGCCAGGCGGTGTTAACCTTCGACGCCGGCACGGTCGTCCGCGTGGATATCGACCCCGATCAGTATCTACCCGATGTCGACCGGGTCAATAACGGATGGGCAAACCCCTGACAGCCATCGTGGAGGAAGGCCTGGCAATCAACGTCATCACTACGATGCGCGGCGGCGCCCTCCAGCCCACCTCTCGTCCCGGCTAGCGCGCGACCTGTTACGTGACCGTGCCGGAGAACGTGGAAGCCACGATTCGAGTAGCTTGAGTGAAGATTGGCCCCAGGCGGGCGCCGGCGTATTTTTTTGCCCCGGGCCGGAAACCCCGCTGGCGGGAATCCGGTTTACACGCCTCAATCGATTCCTCGGTAGCTCAATGGCAGAGCATTCGGCTGTTAACCGAAGGGTTGTAGGTTCAAATCCTACCCGGGGAGCCAGAAGCCCGGCTTGCGCACACGCAGGCCGGGTTTTTTTGTCGGTAAACGCCGATCTCGAAAACCGACGCCAGACGAGTGCGTAAAGGAAAGACTTCACTCGATCAGGAATCGGACATGACCATCTCTATTCAGATGCCAGAAGACGTGGTGACACGACTCCGAGCCGGCTGGGGGGATCTTTCGCTCCGTGCTCTGGAAGCACTCGCCGTCGAAGCCTATCGCGACGAACTCCTCACCAGCGCCGAGGTCGGGCAACTCCTCGGTCATACGTCACGATGGGAAACCGAGGCCTTCCTACATGCCCGCCGAGCCTACCTCTCCTACGATGAGGCCGATGCCGGTAGCGACCGCGAACGATTGCGTGATACTCGGCGCCCATGACGGTGGTCTCGGACACTTCGCCTTTGAACTACCTGGTTCAGATCGGGGCCATCGAGATTCTCTTCCAACTTTTTGAATCCATAAACATCCCCGGGGCTGTTCGAGACGAGTTGCTCGCTATTCGAGCGCCGGCGGCCACACAGGATTGGATCGCGAATCCACCTGCCGGCATGATCATCCACGACCTCTCCTTCACAAGCGATCCCACTCTTGCTCGTATTCATGCAGGCGAGCGCGAAGCCATCCAACTGGCCGAGCGACTCGGCGCCGACCTCACCTTACTCGACGACCGCATGGCAAGGGAGATTGCCCTTGCGCGAGGTATCCCAGTGGCTGGGACATTGGCCGTGCTTGACGAAGCCGGGACTCGTGGCATGGTCCATATCCCCACGTCCGTACATAGGCTTCGAAACACTTCTTTTCGAGCGCGCCCCGCGCTGTATGACTGGCTACTCGATCGTCATCCCGCCGCATAAATCATCCTCGCTGACGCCAGAATGGCCTTGCGGCGGATCCAGTTCGGACTCTGTTCCACCGCTCTCCGCACGACGAGGTCGACCCTCCGACCGAAAACCGCTTCGAGATCTTCTTCGATCTTCATGTGCTCGAACAGGCCGATCCGGGCCTCCGGCTTGAAGGTCACCAACAAATCCACATCACTCTCATACGTAAACGTATCGTCCGCAGCCGAGCCGAACAGCGCCAAGTCGGCGATCTGCCACTTGCGGCAAACGGCATCGAGTCCTTCACTGGGAATAAGAAATTCACGTTTCGGCATACTTCGCAAGATACGGCCGGCCTAGTACAAGCGGAATTCGCCTTCCAAAAAGCTATTCCCCCCACTGATCGGTCGGCAACCGCCCACGCCGCAGGGATCGTTGATCAAGCTCCTGAAGTTCTACCGTGACCTTAAGCGCATAACCCCATGGCACGCATCCTCATCACCGGCTCATCCGACGGCCTGGGACGCCTGGCGGCTCGATGGCTGGCCGGCCGCAACCACCAGGTCGTCCTCCACGCACGCCACGAGCAACGGGCGCGCGACGCCTTCGACGCGGTGCCCGGCGCCGAAACGGTGCTGGTCGGCGACCTCGGGGACCTGGAGGCGACGAAGCGGCTGGCGGCCGAGGCCAATGCCTCGGGGCACTTCGACGCCGTCATCCACAACGCCGGCGTGTACCAGGCGCCGGCGCGGGACATCCTCTACATCAACACCCTGGCGCCCTATGTCCTCACCAGCCTGATCTACCCGCCGCAGCGCCTGATCTACCTCAGCTCGGGACTGCACCGGCAGGGGCGCCCGGCCCTGGAACGCATGACAGGTGAAGGGGGCATCGGTTACGGGGACTCCAAACTCCACGTCGTGATGCTGGCGAAGGCTGTCGCCCGCCGGTGGCCGGGTGTTTACGCCAACGCCGTCGACCCGGGGTGGGTGCCCACGAAAATGGGTGGCCAGGGGGCACCCGACGACCTCAACAAAGGGTTCGAGACGCAAGCCTGGCTGGCCGTTAGCACCGACGCCGGCGCCATGGTCACTGGCCGGTATTTCTTTCATAAAAAAGAGACCCCGTGCCACCCCGACGCCGACGATCCCGCGCTGCAGGACGGCTTGCTCGCCGCCTGCGAGGCGCTCACGGGCGTACGTTTTCCGGGAGGCGAGAACCGGGCTGACTGAATTAGCCAACACCTTAGGGCAACCCGTTCACACTACGGCACGCCCACTATAACACGTACATCTGCC contains the following coding sequences:
- a CDS encoding UPF0175 family protein, with amino-acid sequence MTISIQMPEDVVTRLRAGWGDLSLRALEALAVEAYRDELLTSAEVGQLLGHTSRWETEAFLHARRAYLSYDEADAGSDRERLRDTRRP
- a CDS encoding nucleotidyltransferase domain-containing protein, encoding MPKREFLIPSEGLDAVCRKWQIADLALFGSAADDTFTYESDVDLLVTFKPEARIGLFEHMKIEEDLEAVFGRRVDLVVRRAVEQSPNWIRRKAILASARMIYAAG
- a CDS encoding SDR family NAD(P)-dependent oxidoreductase; translation: MARILITGSSDGLGRLAARWLAGRNHQVVLHARHEQRARDAFDAVPGAETVLVGDLGDLEATKRLAAEANASGHFDAVIHNAGVYQAPARDILYINTLAPYVLTSLIYPPQRLIYLSSGLHRQGRPALERMTGEGGIGYGDSKLHVVMLAKAVARRWPGVYANAVDPGWVPTKMGGQGAPDDLNKGFETQAWLAVSTDAGAMVTGRYFFHKKETPCHPDADDPALQDGLLAACEALTGVRFPGGENRAD